GCGCCACCATCAAGGGCATCATCTACACCGTGGCCAATCCCGAGGATGCCATCAAGTCGGTGATGAAGCGCAATGAGACCGGCGACGAGAAGGTGGAGCTCGCCCGGCTCAAGATGGCCATCAAGGACAATATCGCCACCGAATGGGTGACGAAGAATGGCGTCGGCGGCATCGACCGGGACCGCATGAACAAGTCCATCGACCAGATCGCCGTCACCTATGACTTCAAGAACAAGCAGCCCGTGGCGGTGGACATCTTCACCGATGAATTCCTGCCCCCGGCCGCCGAACGCAAGCTGAAGTGAGGGCGGGGGCTGGCCAGGCCGGCCCCCTCTCTGGCCCTCCCCCCGCGGTTTCCGGAGGGCGAGAAGATGGCTTGCACAGGAACATGACCTGCACAGAACACTCCCTCTCCCGCTTGCGGGGGAGGGCTGGGGAGGGGGAAGGACGGGCGCGACCTCCCGAACTCCTCAAGCCGAGCCGCGACGAACCACTCTGCCTGAAAGGCTTGAGCCTTGATCCGCCTCCATGACGTAACCTTGTCCTATCGCGGCCGCACCGGCGATGTGACCGCGCTCTCCCACACCTCACTGCATGTGAAGAAAGGCGAGTTCGCCGCCGTGGTCGGCCCTTCCGGCTGCGGCAAGTCCACGTTGATGAAGCTGGTGACCGGCCTCATCCGCCCCACCAAGGGCAAGGTGGAGGTGGAGGGCCACGAGGTGACGGGCCCAGTGAAGGTGGCCGGCATGGCCTTCCAGCACGCCAACATGCTGCCCTGGCGCACCGTGCTGGACAATGTGATGCTGCCGCTGGAAATCGTCGAGCCCCACCGCAGCGCCTATCGCCGCGACAAGGCGGCCTACAAAACCCGCGCCCTGGACCTGCTCGGCGTGGTGGGCCTGCGCGAATTTGCCGATCGCTATCCCTGGGAAATGTCCGGCGGCATGCAGCAGCGCGCCTCGCTCTGCCGCTCCCTCATCCACGAGCCCGCGCTCCTGATGCTGGACGAGCCCTTCGCGGCCCTCGACGCCTTCACCCGCGAGGAATTGTGGTGCGTGCTCCGCGACCTCTGGCAGCGGCTCGGCTTCACCGTGATCCTGGTGACCCACGATCTGCGGGAGGCCGCCTTCCTGGCGGACACCATCCATGTGATGAGCGCCCGGCCCGGCCATATCGTGGAGAGCCGCGCGGTGGATTTCCCCCGCCCCCGCGCGCTCGACATCTGCTACGGGTCCGATTTCACCACCCTCGTCCATGACCTCCGCAACAAGATCGCCGAAGTGAGGCAGGCATGAAGATCACCAGCGAAGACCTCACGCCGGTCACCTTCACCGTCGCTTTGTTCGTGATCTGGGAGGCGGCCTGCTACCTGTTCAAGATCGACAGCTTCATCCTGCCGGCCCCCAGCGCCATCTTCGCCGCCATGGTGCAATATTGGTGGCCGCTGCTGAAGAACTCCTTCGTCACCTTGTGGACCACGGCCGCCGGCTTCCTGCTGGCGGTGGCCTTCGGCATCGCGCTGGGGCTGGTGGTGGGCTGGTCGCGGGCGATCTATCGCGGGCTTTATCCGGTGATGATCGGCTTCAACTCCATCCCCAAGGTGGCGGTTGTGCCCATTCTCATCATGTGGTTCGGCATCGGCGAGATCCCGGCCATCCTCACCGCCTTCCTGATCTCCTTCTTCCCCATCGTGGTGAACGTGGCCACCGGCCTTGCAACCACCGAGCCGGAGCTGGAGGACGTGCTCCGCGCGCTCGGCGCCAGCAAGCTCGACATCATGCGCAAGGTGGGCATCCCCCGCACCGGGCCCTATCTCTTCGGCGCGCTGAAGGTGGCCATCACGCTCGCCTTCGTGGGCGCGGTGGTGTCCGAGACCATCGGGGCCAATGCGGGGCTCGGCCACCTGATGGTCCAGGCCGGCTCCAACTTCCAGATGCCGCTGGTCTTCGCCGGGCTGATGATGCTCGCCATTGAGGGCATCCTCATGTACGCGGTCTTCGCGGTGCTGGAAAAGCGCATGGTCTCCTGGGCCTTCCGCTCCTCCATGAGCGCGGCGGCCTGAAGGCTCTCCTGCGCCACGCGCACTTCACCTTTGAACCGGGCGCCCGTCATCTTCGCGATGGGGCGCCCGCTTCATTTTGAGACGTGCCTGCTACCAGCCAAGCGCCATCCCATCCTTGCGCGGATCGGACCCGCCGATCAGCAGGCCCCGCCCGCGGTCGATGCGGATCGCCTGGGCACCGCCAATGGCCTGGTCGGCCGACGTGATCGTATGGCCACGCGCCGCAAGCCCGGCGCGCAGGTCGGCGCCGAACGTGTCCTCCACCTGGAGCACGCCGTCATGGGCGAAGCTGCGAGGGGCATCGGCGGCGGCCTGGGGATCGCGGCCAAGATCCAGCACCTGCATGAGAAGATGAGCGTGCCCCGCCGCCTGGTAATGCCCACCCATGACGCCGAACGGCATGAAGGGATGGCCGTCCCCGTCCAGCGCCATGCCGGGAATGATGGTGTGCAGCGGCCTCTTGCCCCCATCCATGCGGTTGGGATGCCCTTCGGCGAAGGTGAATCCCAGGCCGCGATTGTGCAGCATCACGCCGGTGGCCGGATCGAAGATGCCGGAGCCGAAGGCGTTGAACAGGGAATTGATGAAGGACACGCAGTTGAGGTCCCGGTCCACCACGCACAGATAGATGGTATCCGTGTGCGCCGTGCGGTCATGCGGCGGCGCGGTGCGGGCGGTCTCCATGGAAATGGCATCCGCCAGGGCCCGCGCATGGGCGGCCGAGAGCAGGCGCTCCACGGGCGCCGCCGCGAAGGCCGGATCCGCGCACCAGGTGTTGCGCTCCCAATAGGCAAGCTTGGTCGCCTCGGAGAAGAGGTGGATGCGATCCAGCTCCGAAAGCCCGGCGAGATCCTGCCCGCTGGCGGTGAGGATATTCAGCAGCATCAGGGCGGTGATGCCCTGCCCGTTGGGCGGGCATTCCAGCACGTCGATGCCGCGATAGCGGGTGCGGATGGGCGTGACCGCTTCGCCGTGATGGGCGGCGAAATCTTCTGCCGTATGAAGCCCGCCGGCCGCGCGCAGCGTGGCGGCGAGGCTCTCCGCGACCGCGCCCTCATAGAAGGCCGCCCGTCCATTGCGGGCGATGGCGGCCAGCGTCCCGGCCAAGGCGGGATTGGCAAAGCGCTCGCCTGCCTTAAGGGCACGCCCGTCCCGCAGGAACAGCGCCGCCGCCTCGGGCCGAGCCTTGGCGCGGGCCTCGAAATGGGCCCAGTCCCAGGCAACGCGGGGATGCACGATGCAGCCCTCGCGGGCGAGCGTGATGGCGGGGCCGAGCAGGCGATCCAGCGGCAGGCGGCCATGGCCGGAATGGAGCGCCATCCAGGCATCCACCGCGCCGGGCACGGTCACCGTATGGGCATCGGTGGGCTGAAGCGCGTTGATGCCGCGCTCGGCGAAATGGTCGGCCTTGGCGGCGGCCGGCGCGCGACCCGAGCCATTATAGGCGTTCACCGCGCCCGCTGCGTCCGCATGGATGAAGAAGGCATCGCCGCCAATGCCGGTCATCTGCGGTTCGGCGATGCACAGCACGGCTGCGGCGGCGAGCGCCGCATCGGCGGCGCTTCCCCCCTCCCGCAGCACCTCGATGGCGGCAAGGGTTGCCAGCGGATGGGAGGTGGCGACCATCGCCGTCTCCCCATAGGCCGCCGAGCGGCCGGGCCTTTGGAAATCTCGCACCGTTTCTCTCCCTGCGGATCGCGTCTTCGGGGCGATGCCGTGTTGCATGTTGAATCTGCCGCCTCAGACGGCGGAGGCACTCGTCTTGCGCTTGCGCTTGGGGGTATCGGCGGTCAACGCATCTATGACCGCCAGCGTGCGCGGCCCGGTGTCGGCGAGGCGTCGCATCACGTCCCGAAGGGCGCGGAAGTCCTGCGCCTCCAGCGGCTCGAACAGGGCGTCATTGGCGGGGCATTGAATATGGCTCAGCCCCCGCAGGCGCTTGCGTGCCTCATCGGTGATGGCCAGTACCACGCGGCGGCGGTCGTCGGGATTGACGGTCTTGGTGACGAGGTCCGCCGCCACCAGCTTGTTGACTTCGATGGTCACGAAGGCGCCGGACAAATGCAGATGCTCGGCCAGTTGGTTGACGCCCAGTTCCCCGTTGCTCTCGCTGAGGCGGGCGATGGAAATGAGCAGCGTGTATTGCGTGCCGGACAGGCCGATCTGCTGGCCGAGCCGATTGCGCACTTCCTGAATGGCCGACGAAAAGGCGAGCATGTCGTGCACCAGTTCGCGGAATTCGCGATCCGATCCGCCCACCAGGAGCGCCGGGCGGGACGCGGTGAGCGGCAGGGAGGTGCGGGCATCTGCCTCCGGCATGGGCGGCTCCATTCAAACGCGCGATTCCCCCCTCTTAAGAGGTGTCGGCGCTTGACGTCCATCCCTTTCGCAATTAGCTTTGCATCAAAGCTATTATAGACCTTCCGTGGAATCAGGCATCATGTCGCACGCCTCTTCGCACGCAGCACCAGGCCCCGCCCCGGCTGGGCCCGCCCCCACCAACGCGTTCGACCCGCGCGCCTTCCGGCAGGCGCTGGGTCACTTCGCTACCGGGGTCGCCATCGTCACCGCCCGCACCGCGCAAGGCGAGAGCGTGGGCATGACCATGAGTTCCTTCAACTCCGTCTCGCTCGACCCGCCCCTCGTCCTCTTTTCCGTGGCCAAGACCGCCTATTCGCTCGCCGCCATGCAGCAGGCCCGCGGCTTCGGCATCAACATTCTGGGCCAGGGCCAGCAGGATCTGTCCAACCGCTTCGCCCGCGCGCTGGACGACAAGTGGCAGGACGTGGACCACACGCCCGGCGCCCATGACGCGCCCCTCATCTCCGGCGCCATCGCCCATTTCGAGTGCGAGCCCTTCGCCCGGCACGATGGCGGCGACCACGAAATCTTCCTGGCCCGCGTGCTGCGCTTTTCCGCGCCGGGCCTTGGCGATCCGCTGATCTTCTTCCGCGGCCGCTATCACGCCCTCGCCTCCGGCCAGACGCCGGACTGCTGATTTTACAACAACATCGCTTCCAGAGGTCCCTGCCATGATCAAGACCGGCGCCCAGCACATCGCCTCCCTGAAAGACGGCCGCGAGATTTTCCTCGACGGCCAGCTGGTGGACGATTCCACCACCCACCCCGCCTTTGCCGGTGCCATCGCCTCCGTCGGCAAGATGTTCGATTTCCACAGCGCGCCGGAAAACCGCGAGCTGATGACGTTCGAGACCGACACCGGCACCCGCGCCAACCGCATCTGGCAGTTGCCCACCTCCTACGAGGAGATGAAGACCCGCCGCATGGCGCTGGAGGCCTGGACGGAGCTTCATGCCGGCTTCCTCGGCCGCGCCCCCGACCATGTGGCCTCGTGCATTTCCGGCATGTATATGGGCCTCGACAAGTTCGAGGCCTACGACCCGGCCCGCGCCAAGGCACTGGCGGATTATTACCGCTACGCCCGCGACAACGACCTTTATCTCACCTACGTCATCATCAACCCGCAGGCGGACCGTTCCAAGAGCGCGGCCGAGCAGCAGGACCCCTATCTGTCCGCCGCCATCGTGGACCGCGACGCGGAAGGCATCACGGTGCGCGGGGCCAAGATGCTGGCCACCGGCGGCATCATGGCCAATGAGGTGTTCGTCACCTGCATTCAGCCCTTGCCCCCCGGCGACGAGAAATATGCCCTGTCCTTCGCCATTCCCATGAATGCCAAGGGCCTGAAGATCCTGTCTCGCAAGTCCTACGAGGCCGGCGCGCCGTCGGTGTTCGACAATCCGCTGTCCTCCCGCTTCGACGAGAATGACGCGGTGCTCTATTTCGACGACGTGAAGGTGCCCTGGGACCGCATCTTCATCGTGGACAGCCGCGAGATGACGGGCGCCCAGTTCCACGCGACGCCCGCCCATGTCTACCAGAACTACCAGGCGCAGATCCGCCTCTCGGTGAAGATGCGCTTCCTGCTGGGCCTTGCCCGCCGCATCACGGAAGTGAACGGCACCACCAATTTCCCGCAGGTGCGCGAGACGCTGGGACAGCTGGCCGCCGAAGCCGGCATGGTGGACGCCTTCGTCGCCGCCATGGAGGCCAAGGGCACCCATTACGGCCCCTATTTCGTGCCCGACCGCCACACGCTTTATGCCGCGCAGACGCTCGCCCAGCAGGTCTATGGCAAGGTCATCACCACGCTCCGGGAACTGGCTGGCGGCGGCATGATCATGCTGCCCTCCTCCGTGCACGACTTTGAGAATCCCGAGCTGGCGCGCCTCATCGGCAAGACCCAGCAGTCGCCCGCCGCCTCGGCGGAGGAGAAGGTGAAGTTCTACAAGCTCGCCTGGGATGCGGTCGGCTCGGAATTTGCCTCCCGCCACACCCAGTACGAGATGTTCTATGCAGGCGCGAGCTTCGTGGTGAAGGGCCACTCCTTCCGCACCTATGACTGGGCCCGCGCCGACGGCCTGCTCAACCGCATGCTCTCGGGCTACGAGCTCTCCGACGAGGTCAAGGTCCCGGTCGCCCGCGCCGCCGAATAATCCCTCACCCCTTCCAGACGAGGAAAGACGCCGAAATGGCCATCAACAAAGTGCATGACGAATTCTATACCCTCGACCTGACCACCGGATGGGAAGTGCCCCCCGGCTATCCGTCGGGCATTCAGCAGAAGATCCTGTCCGGCGCGCTGGACGAGAAAAACAAGAGTGGCTCGCGCACGCGCCTGTTGCGCTTCGATCCCGGCGTCTACACCACCAAGCCCTTTGTGCATGACTATTGGGAAGAGGTGTTCCTGGTCACTGGCGACCTCACCGTGGGCAATGACGACAAAGGCGAGGGCGGCCAGTCCTTCGCGCCCTTCACCTATGCGGTGCGCCCGCCGGGGGCCTTCCACGGCCCGTTCAAGTCCGATAAGGGCTGCATGCTGCTCGAGATTCACTATTTCGATCCGGCCTGAAGTCCCAACCTTGAACCCGCGCCCCAACCGGGCGCGGGGCCATGACGGCGGTCCCATGCCCACCTCTCCCCAGCCGACCCTCGCCTCCCTCGCCGAAGACCTCGCCTCCGGACGCACGCGCTCCGTCGATCTGGTCGAAGCCTGCCTCGCCCGCATCGAAGACGCCGATGGCGAAGGCGCCCGCGCTTTCTCGCTGGTGGATCGCGCCGGCGCGCTGAAGGCGGCCGAGGGGTTCGACGCGCTGCGGGCGGCAGGGGCCGCGCCCTCCCCGTTCGCCGGCATCCCCATCGGCATCAAGGACCTGTTCGACGTGGCCGGCCAGGTGACCACCGCCGGCTCCAAGGTGCTGGCCGATGCCCCGCCCGCCCCGCGCGATGCCCCCTCCGTGGCGCGGCTGCGCAAGGCCGGGTTCGTCTTCATCGGCCGCAACACCATGACCGAGTTCGCCTATTCCGGGCTCGGCCTCAATCCGCATTACGGCTCCCCCCGCGCGCCTTATGACCGGGCCACCGGCCGCATTTCCGGCGGCTCCACCTCGGGCGGCGCGGTGGCGGTGGCCGATGGCATGGCCCATGCCGCGCTCGGCACAGATACCGGCGGCTCGGCCCGCATCCCCGCCGCCTTCTGCGGCATTGTCGGCTTCAAGCCCACCGCGCGCCGGGTGCCTCTGGATGGCGCCTTCCCGCTCTCCTCTTCGCTGGATTCCATCGGCCCCATGGCGCGCTCGGTGGCCTGCTGCGCCGCGCTGGACGCCATCCTGGCGGGCGAGGAACCGACGCTGCTCACCGCCCGCCCGCTCGCCGGCCTGCGGCTGCTGATCCCCGCCACGGTGGCGCTGGACGAACTGGACAGCACGGTCGCCTCCGCCTTCGAGGCGACCATCGCCCGGCTCTCCCAGGCGGGCGCCCGCGTCACCTCCGCCCCGTTCCCGGAATTTGGCGAGGTGGCCGGCATCAATGCCAAGGGCGGCTTCACGGCGGCGGAGAGCTATGCCGTCCACCGTGCCCTGCTGGCGGAGAAGGCCGAGGGCTATGACCCGCGCGTGTCCGTGCGCATCAAGCGCGGCGCCGACCAGTCGGCGGCAGATTATCTCGACATCCTCGCCGCCCGCCGCGCCCTCATCAAGCGCGCCACCGCGCGCCTTGCGCCCTATGACGCGCTGGTGCTGCCCACCACACCCGTCATCCCGCCCCGCGTGGCGGACCTGGAAGGGGACGATGCGGCCTATGGCAAGGCGAACCTGCTGATCCTGCGCAACCCCACCCTCATCAACATGATCGACGGCTGCGCCATTTCCCTGCCCGTGGCGGGCGAAGGGGGCGCGCCGACGGGGCTGATGCTGGCGGGCCCGGCGGAGAGCGATGCGCGCATCTTCGCCATCGCGGCGGGGATCGAGGCGGTGCTGAAGGGCTGACGACGAGGCCGCGCCCTCGGGCGCGGCACGCCTTAGAGCTGGCGCTTCAGATTGTCGGCGAAGGACTGGATGTGGGCGCGCACGGCCTGCTCGGCCGCGTCCGCATCGCGCGAATGGAGGGCGGCGACGATGGCGCCGTGCTCGTCCACCACGCGGCGGTGATGCTCCCGGTCGCGCAGCGAGACGAACCAGACCCGCTGCGCCCGCTCATGCAGATTGCGCAGGATCTCGCCCAGCACCGGATTGCCGGCGGCAGCCGAAATGGTGCCGTGAAACTCGCGGTCGAGCGCCATCAGGGTGGGCACGTCGCGCTCGGCGGCGGCCTCGACACCGCGCGCCACATTGGCGGCGAGGGCCGCCAGCGTCTGCGGCTCCGCCCGCTCAGCGGCGAGGCGGGCGCAGAAGCCTTCATTGAGGAGGCGCACCTCCACCATGTCGCGCACCTCGTCCTGCGAGATGGGCCGCACGATGATGCCCTTGCGGGGCAGCACCTCCACGAGGCCGTCCCGCATCAGCCGGTCGAAAGCCTGGCGCACGGGGGTGCGCCCCAGCCCCAAGGCGGAGGACACCACCGCCTCGCTCAGGGCCTCCCCCGGCCGCCAGGCGCACATGATGATGCGCTGCTTGATCAGCTCATAGGCCTCCTCGCGCAGCGAACGGGGCGCGGCCGGCTCGGCGGCAGGGGCCAGCCCGTCCTGATCCGGCGGCATACGCCCCTCCATCGCCGCGCCTCAGCCGCGGACCGGCAGCAGGGCCACGTCATAGCCGTGG
This genomic interval from Aquabacter sp. L1I39 contains the following:
- a CDS encoding amidase; protein product: MPTSPQPTLASLAEDLASGRTRSVDLVEACLARIEDADGEGARAFSLVDRAGALKAAEGFDALRAAGAAPSPFAGIPIGIKDLFDVAGQVTTAGSKVLADAPPAPRDAPSVARLRKAGFVFIGRNTMTEFAYSGLGLNPHYGSPRAPYDRATGRISGGSTSGGAVAVADGMAHAALGTDTGGSARIPAAFCGIVGFKPTARRVPLDGAFPLSSSLDSIGPMARSVACCAALDAILAGEEPTLLTARPLAGLRLLIPATVALDELDSTVASAFEATIARLSQAGARVTSAPFPEFGEVAGINAKGGFTAAESYAVHRALLAEKAEGYDPRVSVRIKRGADQSAADYLDILAARRALIKRATARLAPYDALVLPTTPVIPPRVADLEGDDAAYGKANLLILRNPTLINMIDGCAISLPVAGEGGAPTGLMLAGPAESDARIFAIAAGIEAVLKG
- a CDS encoding ABC transporter permease encodes the protein MKITSEDLTPVTFTVALFVIWEAACYLFKIDSFILPAPSAIFAAMVQYWWPLLKNSFVTLWTTAAGFLLAVAFGIALGLVVGWSRAIYRGLYPVMIGFNSIPKVAVVPILIMWFGIGEIPAILTAFLISFFPIVVNVATGLATTEPELEDVLRALGASKLDIMRKVGIPRTGPYLFGALKVAITLAFVGAVVSETIGANAGLGHLMVQAGSNFQMPLVFAGLMMLAIEGILMYAVFAVLEKRMVSWAFRSSMSAAA
- a CDS encoding 4-hydroxyphenylacetate 3-hydroxylase family protein; translation: MIKTGAQHIASLKDGREIFLDGQLVDDSTTHPAFAGAIASVGKMFDFHSAPENRELMTFETDTGTRANRIWQLPTSYEEMKTRRMALEAWTELHAGFLGRAPDHVASCISGMYMGLDKFEAYDPARAKALADYYRYARDNDLYLTYVIINPQADRSKSAAEQQDPYLSAAIVDRDAEGITVRGAKMLATGGIMANEVFVTCIQPLPPGDEKYALSFAIPMNAKGLKILSRKSYEAGAPSVFDNPLSSRFDENDAVLYFDDVKVPWDRIFIVDSREMTGAQFHATPAHVYQNYQAQIRLSVKMRFLLGLARRITEVNGTTNFPQVRETLGQLAAEAGMVDAFVAAMEAKGTHYGPYFVPDRHTLYAAQTLAQQVYGKVITTLRELAGGGMIMLPSSVHDFENPELARLIGKTQQSPAASAEEKVKFYKLAWDAVGSEFASRHTQYEMFYAGASFVVKGHSFRTYDWARADGLLNRMLSGYELSDEVKVPVARAAE
- a CDS encoding flavin reductase family protein: MSHASSHAAPGPAPAGPAPTNAFDPRAFRQALGHFATGVAIVTARTAQGESVGMTMSSFNSVSLDPPLVLFSVAKTAYSLAAMQQARGFGINILGQGQQDLSNRFARALDDKWQDVDHTPGAHDAPLISGAIAHFECEPFARHDGGDHEIFLARVLRFSAPGLGDPLIFFRGRYHALASGQTPDC
- a CDS encoding ABC transporter ATP-binding protein: MRLHDVTLSYRGRTGDVTALSHTSLHVKKGEFAAVVGPSGCGKSTLMKLVTGLIRPTKGKVEVEGHEVTGPVKVAGMAFQHANMLPWRTVLDNVMLPLEIVEPHRSAYRRDKAAYKTRALDLLGVVGLREFADRYPWEMSGGMQQRASLCRSLIHEPALLMLDEPFAALDAFTREELWCVLRDLWQRLGFTVILVTHDLREAAFLADTIHVMSARPGHIVESRAVDFPRPRALDICYGSDFTTLVHDLRNKIAEVRQA
- a CDS encoding GntR family transcriptional regulator yields the protein MPPDQDGLAPAAEPAAPRSLREEAYELIKQRIIMCAWRPGEALSEAVVSSALGLGRTPVRQAFDRLMRDGLVEVLPRKGIIVRPISQDEVRDMVEVRLLNEGFCARLAAERAEPQTLAALAANVARGVEAAAERDVPTLMALDREFHGTISAAAGNPVLGEILRNLHERAQRVWFVSLRDREHHRRVVDEHGAIVAALHSRDADAAEQAVRAHIQSFADNLKRQL
- a CDS encoding cupin domain-containing protein, producing the protein MAINKVHDEFYTLDLTTGWEVPPGYPSGIQQKILSGALDEKNKSGSRTRLLRFDPGVYTTKPFVHDYWEEVFLVTGDLTVGNDDKGEGGQSFAPFTYAVRPPGAFHGPFKSDKGCMLLEIHYFDPA
- a CDS encoding MarR family winged helix-turn-helix transcriptional regulator, whose amino-acid sequence is MPEADARTSLPLTASRPALLVGGSDREFRELVHDMLAFSSAIQEVRNRLGQQIGLSGTQYTLLISIARLSESNGELGVNQLAEHLHLSGAFVTIEVNKLVAADLVTKTVNPDDRRRVVLAITDEARKRLRGLSHIQCPANDALFEPLEAQDFRALRDVMRRLADTGPRTLAVIDALTADTPKRKRKTSASAV
- the ggt gene encoding gamma-glutamyltransferase, with protein sequence MVATSHPLATLAAIEVLREGGSAADAALAAAAVLCIAEPQMTGIGGDAFFIHADAAGAVNAYNGSGRAPAAAKADHFAERGINALQPTDAHTVTVPGAVDAWMALHSGHGRLPLDRLLGPAITLAREGCIVHPRVAWDWAHFEARAKARPEAAALFLRDGRALKAGERFANPALAGTLAAIARNGRAAFYEGAVAESLAATLRAAGGLHTAEDFAAHHGEAVTPIRTRYRGIDVLECPPNGQGITALMLLNILTASGQDLAGLSELDRIHLFSEATKLAYWERNTWCADPAFAAAPVERLLSAAHARALADAISMETARTAPPHDRTAHTDTIYLCVVDRDLNCVSFINSLFNAFGSGIFDPATGVMLHNRGLGFTFAEGHPNRMDGGKRPLHTIIPGMALDGDGHPFMPFGVMGGHYQAAGHAHLLMQVLDLGRDPQAAADAPRSFAHDGVLQVEDTFGADLRAGLAARGHTITSADQAIGGAQAIRIDRGRGLLIGGSDPRKDGMALGW